A segment of the Jatrophihabitans endophyticus genome:
ACCACTGCTGGTCCCACGCGCGCGGCAGGCCAAGCGCCTCGTTCCACGCCGGCAGCTGCACGGCCCGGGCCCGCGCGTCCTTGCTCATCGTCACGGCCAGCATCTCGAGCAGGATGCGGTAGACGTTGTTCTCCGGCTGCGCCTCGGTGAGGCCCAGCGAGTTCACCTGCACGCCGTAGCGGAAGCGCCGGTGCTTGGGGTCGGCCACGCCGTAGCGCTGCTCGGTGATCTCGTCCCACAGCTGGCCGAACGCGCGCAGCTTGCACATCTCCTCGACGAAGCGCACCCCCGCGTTGACGAAGAAGGAGATGCGGGCCACGACGTCGCCGAACGCGTCCTCGGCCACCTGCCCGGACTCCCTGACCGAGTCCAGGACCGCGATGGCAGTGCAGAGCGCGAAGGCGACCTCCTGCACCGGCGTCGCGCCGGCCTCCTGCAGGTGATAGCTGCAGACGTTGATCGGATTCCACTTCGGCACGTTCGCGACCGTGTACGCGATCATGTCGGTGATGAGACGCAGGGACGGCCCCGGCGGGAAGACGTAGGTGCCCCGCGACAGGTACTCCTTGATGATGTCGTTCTGCGTGGTGCCCGACAGCTTGCCGAAGTCGGCCTCGTGCTCCTCGGCGACGGTGAGGTAGAGCGCCAGCAGGTACATCGCCGGGGCGTTGATCGTCATGGAGGTGTTCATCTGCTCCATGGGGATGCCGTCGAACAGCGTCCGTACGTCGCCCACGTGCGAGACCGGGACGCCGACCTTGCCGACCTCGCCCTTCGCGAGCTCGGCGTCGGGGTCGTAGCCGGTCTGCGTCGGCAGGTCGAAGGCCACCGACAGCCCGGTCTGTCCCTTGGACAGGTTGCGTCGGTAGAGCGCGTTCGACGCCTGCGCCGACGAGTGCCCGGCGTACGTGCGCATCAGCCAGGCGCGGTCGCGGTCGTCGTCCGAGGGAAAGGGCATGGCAGTGCAGCACCTCCATGACGGGTAATGCCGCGAGCCTAGAGCGCCGCGCGTGTTTCGCCCGGTCGACGTGGTGGACCTCGCAGGACTGGCAGGCTGCCCCCATGGCCGCCGCAAACCCTTTCAGCAGCGAGATCCTGACGTGGGAGACGTTCGGCACCGCGACGCGCGAGCTCGCCGCCACCGTGCACGCCGACGGCTTCCGCCCCGACCTGGTCCTCGCGATCGCGCGGGGCGGGCTGTTCGTCGCCGGCGCGCTCGGCTACGCCCTCGGGGTCAAGAACCTGCACGTGATCAACGTGGAGTTCTACACCGGCGTGGACGAGCGCCTGGACATGCCGGTCGTCCTGCCACCCGTGCCCGAACCGGTGGATCTCGCGGGGGCGAACGTGCTCGTCGCCGACGACGTCGCCGACACCGGCGCGACGCTCGCGCTCGTCAAGGAGTTCTGCGCGGGGCACGTCGCGGACGTCCGCTGCGCGGTCGTCTACGAGAAGCCGCGATCGACGGTGAAGTGCGAGTACGCCTGGCGCTCCACCGACCAGTGGATCGACTTTCCCTGGTCCGCGGCGCCGCCGGTGACCGCGGCAGGAGCATGATGGGGCCATGGGCAACGATCCGACGGCCGGGATCATCGCCATCGTCGTCGTGCTCGCGCTCGCCCTCGTGCTGCGCTGGGTGTTCAAGCCGTCACGCCGCGGACCGATCGTGCGGCCGGTCGACGCGGCCGACTCCCCCAGTCTCGGGTTGCTGACCGTCGTCGAGAGCGGCCTCGAGCGCCAGGACGCGCTGCGGCAACGGGCGACGTTGCAGGACGCGGGCATCCGCTCGTCGATGTCCAAGCGGCGCGACGGGCGGCTCGACGTCCTCGTCTTCCACGCCGACGTCGACGCCGCCCGGCTGCTGCTCGGAACGTAACGGCCGATAACCGGCCGGCGCCGACCGCCCGCCGCCGGAGCGCGCGACGCGCCCTTTACGCTCGTGCGGTGAACACCTCGCACCCGCCGCTGTCGGCCACGCGCGCCGAACGCGGCCAGGCCTGGGCCGTCCACATCTTCACGACGGTCGGGGTCATCTTCGGCGCACTCGGCCTGCAGGCCGTCCTCGACGGGCGTCCCGACCTCGCCATCATCTACTTGATGGCGACGCTCATCATCGACGGCGTCGACGGCCCCATCGCCCGCTCGCTCGGGGTCAAGGAGCGACTGCCGCAGATCGACGGCTACGTCCTGGACCTCATCATCGACTTCGTCACCTGCGTGATCGTCCCCGCCGCGTTCATGTACCAGTTCGAGGTCGTGCCGCGGAACGCGTTCGGTCTCGCGGTCCTGGGACTGCTCGTGCTGACCTCGGCCATCTGGTTCTCGCGGACCGACATGATGACCGACGACAACTTCTTCCGCGGCTTCCCGGCGGCCTGGAACATGGTCGGCCCGCTGCTCTGGCTCGTCGAGGCCCGCACCTGGATCGGCGCCACCATCACCATCGTGTTCTCGGTGCTGTCGCTGACGAACATGCCCTACCCGCACATCGTTCGGGCCCAGTTCCTGCGCCCGTTCACGGCGGTGGCGGCCACTCTGTGGCTGGGCGGGCTCATCGTCGGGGCCGTCATCCACCCGCACCACCCGGTGTGGCTGCGCGTGATCCTGCTCGTCGGCAGCCTCTACTACGTGCTCCTGGCCGGCATCAAGGCGTCCTACGACCTGCGGCAGCGCCAGCAGCCGCAGGCGGCACCCAAGGACGAGGCCCTGGAGTCCCCGAGCACGCTCTAGCCGGGCCCGGCCTCACGGGCCGAAGGTGCTCGACTCCACGCGCTCGACGTCGGCGCCGAGACCGCGCAGCTGCTCCTCGAATCGGACGTAGCCGCGGTCGATGTGGTGGATCTCGGCCACCTCGGTGACGCCCTCGGCCACGAGCCCGGCGATCACGAGCCCGACCCCGGCGCGGATGTCGGTGGCCCGTACCGGCGCGCCGGAGAGCCGCTCGCGCCCCCGCACGACGGCGTGATGACCGTCGGTGCGCACGTCCGCGCCCATCCGCGAGATCTCGTCGCAGAACATGAAACGGGCCTCGAAGAGGTTCTCGGTGATCATCGCGGTGCCGTCGGCGACCGACAGCGCGGCGATGGCCTGCGGCTGCAGGTCGGTCGCGAGACCGGGGTAGGGCAGGGTCACGACGTCGAAGCTCCGGGGCCGGTCGGCCTGCGCCACCCGGAAACCGTCGGCGAGCACCTCGACCTCGCCACCGGCCTGGGCGACCTTGTCCAGTGCGATCCGCAGATGGTCGGCGACCGCGCCGCGCACGGTGATGTCGCCCCGTGTCGCCACCGCCGCCATGGCCCACGTGCCGGCCACGATGCGGTCGGGGACGGCGTCGTGGGTGGTGCCCGACAGACCGTCGACCCCGGTGATCTCGAGCGTGGACGTGCCGATGCCGTCGATCTGTGCGCCCATCGCCACGAGCATGCGACACAGGTCGACGATCTCGGGCTCGCGGGCGGCGTTGTCGATGACCGTCGTGCCCTTCGCGAGCACGGCCGCGGTCATGATGTTCTCCGTGGCCCCGACGCTGGGGAAGTCCAGCCAGATCGAGGCGCCGCGCAGCTCGCGGGCCTCGGCCACCACGAAGCCGTGCTGGATGCTGATCTCGGTGCCCATCCGCTCGAGCCCGGCGAAGTGCATGTCGAGGGGACGGGTGCCGATGGCGTCCCCGCCCGGGAGCGCGACCTTGGCGCGCCCGGTGCGGGCGATGAGCGGGCCCAGCACGCAGATCGAGCCGCGGATCTTGCGGACCAGCTCGTAGGGCGCCTCGTACTGCAGGTGCTCGGGCGCGCTGATGGTGACCCGGTCGGTGGCGCCGACGGTGCTCTCGGTGACCGCGCACCCCATGCCCTCGAGCAACTGGCGCATGATCGTGACGTCGGAGATGGCGGGCAGATTGCCCAGCGTGGTGTCCCCCGGCGCGAGGAGCGCCGCCGCCATCAGCTTCAGGACACTGTTCTTGGCACCCACCACGTCGACGGCTCCGTCGAGGCGGGCGCCTCCGGTGACTC
Coding sequences within it:
- a CDS encoding CDP-alcohol phosphatidyltransferase family protein; the encoded protein is MNTSHPPLSATRAERGQAWAVHIFTTVGVIFGALGLQAVLDGRPDLAIIYLMATLIIDGVDGPIARSLGVKERLPQIDGYVLDLIIDFVTCVIVPAAFMYQFEVVPRNAFGLAVLGLLVLTSAIWFSRTDMMTDDNFFRGFPAAWNMVGPLLWLVEARTWIGATITIVFSVLSLTNMPYPHIVRAQFLRPFTAVAATLWLGGLIVGAVIHPHHPVWLRVILLVGSLYYVLLAGIKASYDLRQRQQPQAAPKDEALESPSTL
- a CDS encoding phosphoribosyltransferase; this encodes MAAANPFSSEILTWETFGTATRELAATVHADGFRPDLVLAIARGGLFVAGALGYALGVKNLHVINVEFYTGVDERLDMPVVLPPVPEPVDLAGANVLVADDVADTGATLALVKEFCAGHVADVRCAVVYEKPRSTVKCEYAWRSTDQWIDFPWSAAPPVTAAGA
- the murA gene encoding UDP-N-acetylglucosamine 1-carboxyvinyltransferase, translated to MQVLRVTGGARLDGAVDVVGAKNSVLKLMAAALLAPGDTTLGNLPAISDVTIMRQLLEGMGCAVTESTVGATDRVTISAPEHLQYEAPYELVRKIRGSICVLGPLIARTGRAKVALPGGDAIGTRPLDMHFAGLERMGTEISIQHGFVVAEARELRGASIWLDFPSVGATENIMTAAVLAKGTTVIDNAAREPEIVDLCRMLVAMGAQIDGIGTSTLEITGVDGLSGTTHDAVPDRIVAGTWAMAAVATRGDITVRGAVADHLRIALDKVAQAGGEVEVLADGFRVAQADRPRSFDVVTLPYPGLATDLQPQAIAALSVADGTAMITENLFEARFMFCDEISRMGADVRTDGHHAVVRGRERLSGAPVRATDIRAGVGLVIAGLVAEGVTEVAEIHHIDRGYVRFEEQLRGLGADVERVESSTFGP